CGAGGCCCGGGCCCCCCCACACCCGCCTGGGCCAAACCCACCAACACCCAGGGTAAGCCCCTCTGCCCCTAGTCTCTGCCAGGCTCCCCATACCTCTACTGGGGCAGGGAAAAGTCCTCACACCTTgcactccctcctctccccactgtgGCCTCTTCTGCTCTCCTGAGCTCCCAAGGAGGAAGCTCCTGTGCCCTTAGCTGTCCTCTGCTGCTGCTTGCTCCTTTTTAAGGCCTCCCCCTTGAGCTGAGTAGAAATCTCCCTGGTTCTCAgctcttttcccctcctcctgTTCCACCCCATCTCTTGAGCTCTCCAGAGCCAGACAGGAGGTTGCTATGGTGGCTCCAGGCTCTCTTACAACCCTTCCTTCACGCTCCCCTCTCTCTAGAGCTGCAAGGAGGGCCTCTCCCCCAGTGCTTGCCCTCTCCCCCCACACGTCCTCTCTCTGCTCACGCCCCCGCCCTTCCTGTCTGCTCTTCTCTTCTGTGTTACCTTCTTCTCGTCACCCCTTCCCCAGGGCCAAGGGGGGACagctctgcttcctctcctctgtcTGTAGACTCCATGTTGTGCGGGCTGTGAGGAACTGTTCTCCTTTCCCTCTGTGTGCCCCTGTCTCTGCTTGTCTTTGAGCTTGGTGTGTTGGGTCAGGGAGGGCTTGGGTAACCATGGCAGGGAGGATGAAAGGATGAAAGCAACCGGTAGAATGGCTACGTGAATGGCAGTGGCTGGCGGTGAGTGGGTCATGGGTTTGGAAATTGGAGGGTGACCGGATGGCTGGGACCATCCTTCTTCCAATGGTGGGTAGAGGAATTCCAGTTGCAGCCAAGACTTCTTTCATGGTCTTGTACTGTGCTGGGATTCCTAGAGAACAAGACTTTATGACATTCTTTGCTCAACCATTTCCACTGCCTTGAAAGCTCTGTAGCAGCTAACTCTTATCCCATGCCAGCGCCTTCTCTGTTTTGAGGCTGGCGGGTGGAATACCAAGAAGAGGAGGGTAGACCCAGTCTCTCACCCACCTGGGAGATGGGGCGCCTCTGGGAGACGGGGTTGTGGAGGACCGTGGCTCTCGGGGGCTGTTCCTGATGCCTCGTCCTGTCTTCTTTTCCCTCATCCCTCCAGCCTGCAGTGGGGACTATATGGAGCCTGAGAAGCCGGGTGCCCCActtctgcccccacctccccagaacAGCGTCCCCCATTATGCCGAGGCTGACATTGTCACCCTGCAGGGTGTCACTGGAGGCAATACCTATGCTGTGCCTGCACTGCCCCCAGGGGCAGCTGGGGATGGGCCCCCCAGAGTGGATTTCCCTCGGTCGAGGCTCCGCTTCAAGGAGAAGCTTGGCGAGGGCCAGTTTGGGGAGGTAAGTAGGATTCCTGCCCAGCCATCAGCAGTGTctgcctctctgcctctcttgATGCCATGCCCAAACATCCCCCCTGGCTGGGAAACCGTCATCTGTGTTGTCCCAATTGACCATGTCTCCTTGGTGAACCTTGTGACCCCGTAGCAAATCACCTTCTTTCTCCAGGTGCACCTGTGTGAGGTAGAGAACCCTCAAGATCTGGTCAGTCTTGATTTCCCCCTTAGTGTGTGCAAGGAACACCCTTTACTGGTAGCTGTCAAGATCCTACGGCCAGATGCCACCAAGAATGCCAGGTGAGGACCAGGGATGGCATCTggaagaagggaggggggaggccaTGAAGAGAGGGGAGTGATCTAGAGAGAAACATGGTGGAGACCAACAGTGGGGGAGTGTCTGGGGACTAGTGAGTAGAGGTGGGGGAGTGGGGCACTGGTTTGTGGGAGCTGGAGGGAAGCTGCAGGTCAGCCCCTCGGCATCCCGCCACCTTCTCCCTGCTTCTCCAGGAATGATTTCCTGAAGGAGGTGAAGATCATGTCGAGGCTAAAGGACCCAAACATCATCCGGCTCCTGGGCGTGTGTGTGCAGGACGACCCCCTCTGCATGATAACTGATTACATGGAGAATGGCGACCTCAACCAGTTCCTCAGTGCCCACCAGCTAGAGGACAAGGCGGTGGAGGAGGACAGAGATGGGGAGGCGGCCCAGGGGCCCACCATCAGGTACACAAGGGGGTCTCCTCCGCTCTCCTCACTCCAGCTTAGAGGGAAAGGGGGAACATGGGATGGGCAGGCAGGTAGAGGTTCCGGGAGGGGGCCTGGCATGAGACACATGTGGCCATGTTCATCTAGAACTTGAGAGGCAGAAAGGCTGGAGATTACGACAGTGAGGGTGGTGAAGGGACTTGGACCCTGTGAGGAACTTCCCTGTGCTCTCTCACCCTCACTGTCCCTGAGTCCAGATTGTGGAGCATAACAAAAGCGGTAGCTCCCTGGGGTCGGATGAGCTAAAGAAAGGTTGAGTGGGCACCTACCTGCTGGCCTCCACCAGGGCTTTCCATCTCCGCACCAGGAGGAGGGGTAACCCAGTCCTGGGGAGAGGGCTCTCCTTCATCTCCCAGGAATCTGTGAGGTGGGGATGAGTCTAGGGCTGCCCCTATAACCCGCTGTGGTCGGCTTCCATACTCAGCTACCCGATGCTGCTGCATGTGGCGGCCCAGATTGCCTCGGGCATGCGCTATCTGGCCACACTCAACTTTGTGCATCGGGACTTGGCCACAAGGAACTGCCTGGTTGGGGAAAATTTCACCATCAAAATCGCCGACTTTGGCATGAGCCGGAACCTCTACGCCGGGGACTATTACCGTGTGCAGGGCCGGGCGGTGCTGCCCATCCGGTGGATGGCCTGGGAGTGCATCCTCATGGTGAGAGGCCCTGAGAGAGGCGGGAAGGGAGGGGCGGTTAGGGGAGCACTGGCTGCCACTTAAGCTCTGGGATCTCGTTCAGTCACTTGCCTTCCCTGGACTGcagttttcctcatctctgaagTGGGGGTTTGGACCAATGCTCTATAAGGTTCCCTCTGGCTCAAGGGACTGGAGAAAGCAGAGAGTTATGGTATGATTGGAAAGGGTCCAGGAGCCAAGAGCGAGTGTGAGAGATGGAGTCAGggtagcagagagaaagagagataaggAGGCTAGAGATAGAAGGCAATGAGTTGGGAGAGTCAGGATCAGAAAATGGGGGGAAGGATGGGTAGAAACGGGAAGAGGTGAGGAGAGGACTAGAGCACAAGAAAGAAGGCAGAGCCAGAGGAGAGGAGCAGGCTTAGTGGGAAAGAGGGCCAGCTAAGGAGGGTGGAGCGCCGGGGGTTGGGAGGGAGTCAGGTGGGTGTGAGGATGATGCTGAGTGGATGTGGGGTCCCattggggagaggaggagggtctCTGTTGACTGAtgcctttctctgcctctgttgcCTTATCCATGCACCAGGGGAAGTTCACGACTGCCAGTGACGTGTGGGCCTTTGGGGTGACCCTGTGGGAGGTGCTGATGCTCTGCAGGGCCCAGCCCTTTGGGCAGCTCACCGATGAGCAAGTCATCGAGAACGCGGGGGAgttcttccgggaccagggccgGCAGGtcagagcagaggggagggaagaTGGGTCTGGGGGTCCGGGAGGGCCAGAGCCTGTCATCTTGGGGACTAAAGAACATTTGCCTGCCTTTCATCCACGCTGCCACAATGCAGGTGTACCTGTCCCGGCCCCCGGCCTGCCCGCTGGGCCTGTATGAGCTGATGCTTCGGTGTTGGAGCCGGGAGCCTGAGCAGCGACCACCCTTTTCCCAACTGCATCGGTTCCTGGCAGAAGATGCACTCAACACAGTGTGAATCACCACACCCAGCCGCCCCTCCCTCAGGGAGGATTCAGGGGAGGCCAGCGGCACTAAACAAGAGGAGCTAAGCGCACCCCACTCCATTCCCCCTCCTGACCGCCCTTTACCTCTGAGAGAGGCAGTGTGGCTTAAGGTGGGCTGGGCCTGCCGGGGAGCTGACGCCCTCCCTTCCCCAGATATGCTCTCATGCCCCCTTCCTGCTCCTCTCTTAGAAGCCCCTGCCACCCACCCAGCTGGCCCTGTGGATGGGATCCTCTTTGACCTCCTCTAGCCATCTcttgggggaggtgggagaaaaTATAGGGCAGACACTGGACCTGGCCCATTGGAGCACCTGGGCCCCCCTGGGCAACACTGGTACCTAGAGAGAAGGCTGTTGcccccagcctctctctctctccgtcaCACACTGGACCCCACTGGGTGAGAATCTGGGGAGTGAGGAGgacaagaaagggagaaaggggttCCCTTGTGCCTCCTCCTGGGATTGCCCTCAGCTTtggcctctccctcctccatcctctgAAACACTGGACTTGGGGGTGATCCCTACCCCCCCAGCCTCCCCACTTCCCACCTGCCCTGTTGTAGGTAGAACTTCTCTAAGCCTGTATGTTTCTGTGGAATAAGTATTGGGATTaggggggaaagagagaaatggcccGTGGCCCTGGGGTTGGACATCTCTATGGTAGCTGCCACATTGGTTTTTCTATAATCACTTGGGGTTTGTACATTTTTGGGGGGGGAGAGACACAGATTTTTACACTAATATATGGATCTAGCGCAATGCTATTTTAATCCCCTGCACTAGGCAGGTAATAATAAAGGTTGAGTTTTCCACAGCTACGAGTGGGTTTCTTGGGGTTTTGGTGAAATCTGCCTCCTGCCCCCCCAAAcccatttcctttcttccttcccctctttttccctcttcttcccatTCCATTTCCTAACATGTGTTTTTCCCAGCATAGCGTTCTGTTTCTGCATAAGCCAGGCCCTCGCCTGTGGGACCTAAGGTCCCACATGAATATGGAGCTCTGCAGGAGGCCTGGAGGGAGGTGGATTAGGCCAGCGGTCCTAACCTTGTCTGACCCATGGACCCCTTTGGCAGTGTGGAGAGGTCTACTGATTCCTCCTCAGAATTATGTTTTAAAACccgtttaaaaatatttcatatatatataaactatacaattatgattacatatatataacaggAAATCAAAGCATttaccaaaatgttaaaaaaataatatagtaacaTATGtgcttcttttaaatatatttaataataagacCTAGTAGCAGGTgtaataattattgatattttcaaaaagtaaTGAGCATAAATGATATTGAGATTTCTACAGCTATAGTGGGATATGAGAATAGCTGTGGTGTCTATTAGTGACAAGTCACAGGTACTGCTAATATACTGGGGGTTTTGCTCATAGTCATATTTGGAGGAAACgctaaatttcagttagaggttAATAAAAATAGAGATGTAATTCTTTTCTTGCCCAAATTCTAGGAAACCCTCTCCCACTGCCTGCACCCCAGGGTCTGGAAGTCCCAGGAGGAGAATCCCTGTATTAGACTGATCAAGTGTTCAAATTACAAATAGGTTTGAATTGTTTGAGAGCCAAGCCAAGACCCTAAATTATCTCAGAGGCTTGGAAGGATGAGCCACAGCTGCCAAGAAAACATTTAACAGAGTGCAAATTTggttggaataaaaaaaaaaaaaaaaatcagttgcaagTATGGGAAAAGGCAGACCCATCTTGATGGCAGTTCATGTGAAATAAAGACCCTGGGGTCTCAGTTGATGACATTTACAAAATGAGCCAACTGGATAATAAGGATGACAAAGATAATTTAATCTTCAGTTGTACTGATAGGCCCTTGGGGTTCCAGGTCACAGGTCTGAGTCCTGCTGGAACCTACAAAGGTCAGACCACTGTGACCCACAATTTAAGACAAGCACTGACAAGACAATAGTTTAGAGGCCAGAACCCAGAATggtgagcaaaagaagccatggCAGTGAGCCGAGAACTCCCAAATTTCTGAGCTTAGAACTCTTAAGCTCTAGACCTGCACAACCACCTAGGGTTCATTTGAATTTCAGTCTCAGCATGTTCAAACCTGCTGCTCCTCCATGGTTCTCTGACTCAGTGAATGGCAGCTCAGCTGcgcaagccagaaacctgggcatCATCGTTGACACCCCTTCTCCCTTACTCTCACCTCCCAAGTCCAGTCTATCAAGAAGCTCTGTTGCCTTTGATTCCATATTTCCCTTAAATTCATCATTTCTGTCTCCATCCCGATCGGAGCACACGCCACCTCCATCTTGCTTGGACCACTGCAGTAGTCTCCCAGGATCTGTTTCTGTTCCTGTCTGGTTTGTTTACAGGCCTACAGCCAGTGTGATCTTTAAACACACAAATCTGACCCCACTCCTTTATTCTAAACCCTTTAATAGCTTCCCattgaccttaaaataaagaacaaaatcttCTTGGCCAAGTTTGCCCCTCCTCCTGCTTTGTGCACCACTGGCCTTCTTTCAGTCCCTCCAATGGACTCAGTCCTTCTTGCCACATGTCATTTATAGCTTGCTGTTCCTCCACCTGGAACATAATTCCCTGCTGTTTTTGCCTTGTTAACTCCTGCTGGTCCTTCAGCAACCTTCCCTGACTTGCCTGACCAGGTCAAATGCCCTTGATGCTCTCTGAGCACATGCCTCTCTTCTTTGTAGGACCTACTACAGATGTGAATTTACATGTTTTTTGTTTGGCTGGTTTTTTAGTAATGATGAtgctatttactgagcaccctctctgtgccaggtaccatACTTATTACATATTGTATCTTATTTAATACAACACAGGAAGTATTTAAACTTACTGccatttcacagagaagaaaaccTCTCGTTAGGTTAGCAACATGCCCAAGGCAGCACAGCTGGGAAATGGAGAAGCTGGTGGAAAACAGGCCCGTCAGCTCCTggctctgttctttctctccaGGATGCTACCCGAGGGGAGGAGGGCATGAGCTCTCCATTACCCAACATAGGACGTTTTCAAGCACAGGGTGGATAGCCCTATGTCAGGGAGCTCTTTCCACAATCTCAGCTCCTAGGAGCCCAGGCTGATTTTCTTTCTGAAGGCCAGTTCCAGGAACTCAGCCTGTGCTCAGCCTGACATCAGACACCTTGCATCCCTTAGGGCAGGGCTCTCCAAGAGAACTCTGTGATCATGGAAATGGtctatatctgcactgtccaataggtagccactagccacatgtagctgtTGAGTATTTGAAATGGGGCTAATGTGACCAAGGAACtgaattgaaaattttatttcagttaatttaaatttaaatagggcttccctggtggcgcagtggttgagaatccgcctgccaacgcaggggacacgggttcgagccctggtctgggaagatcccacatgccgccgagcaactaggcctgtgagccacagctactgagcctgcgcgtctggagcctgtgccccgcaacaagagaggccgcgcgacagtgaaaggcccgtgcaccgcgattaagagtggcccccgcttgccgcaactagagaaagcccttgcacagaaacgaagacccaacacagccaaaaataaataaataaataaatttatgggaaaaaaaaatttaaatagccacaggtGACTAGCAGCTCCTGTTCTGGACAGTGTAGCTCTAGTTTTCCCTACACTGTAAGGAACTGTGACCAGTCTGCCCAGCTCCCCCTTGCTTGCTCTAGTCAAAATGAAGCATATGGCCTATTTGAGTTTAACACACACATAAAAGCTTCTTTTACAGAGATGGCACTGGATTAGGTATGCCATTTTGTAATCTGCTCTTGTCCCCGTCATGATAGGTGGTACATAGCTCAGGCCAGTATGCAGACAGTGACCTCCTCTGCAAGCGCTGCCCAGTATTCTACATTGCAATGACCCACATTTTATCTAACCAGCTCccaatgatggacatttggactgTTTCCATTGTTTTCGTGCTACAACAACAAACACACTTCAGTAAACATCTTTGCATGTATATCTTTGTACCTATGTGGCAGAATTCCAGTATGCTACTTTCCTAATGGGGGAGTTGCTAGGTCAAAGGGTAATTACATTAAAATCACTGGTACATACCGCCAAATTACCCTTAGAAAGGTGTGCCTATGTCAACCCTCCACAAAAATatgagtatgaaaaaaaaaaaatgagtatggTTAAGTGCTCATGTATACTCATGCCAACAATGAGGttgtctatcctttttttttttctaattggactttttattatttctttaatttacttttcCTTAATTAAGAGTGAAGTTGAGAGTTTCTTCATTTGGTTACAAGGCACTTGTATTTCTTCTGTTTATTGCCtgttatttcttaatatttctactgtgttgtttctttttcttattgctttacaagagttctttgtattttgtctattttatcaaatatttcttcccagattgtaatttgtcttttaaccttacTCAACGTTTGCCATAAGGAAGCTTTGTCAGTTTTGTGTCATTCTTTGAGGATTTTAAACATTGCTAAAGAAACGGAACAACAAAACAAGCATGGGTGGGCTACAAGGTGTAACAAAGTCTTAGTTCTTACCATTTTGATTCCTGGTCACTCGCAAATGAACTTCAACTCCCAGTTCGGGCACTTTCTAGCTGTCTGACCGTGGGCAAACTTCTTAATCTCATTGAGCTTCCGTCTTCTAGTCTGCAAAGTGGGAATAACAAAACTTGCCTTATAGGAATGTGGGGAAACGTGTAGCTCTGGCTTTGGCTGAAGACGTTCCCTTCCCTTACCCGGCAGTAGTTTCATAAATCAAATCAGACCAAACaattggtttctttttaaaactgcatttatTAGGATCTTCTAATTAAACGGGAGGTGCGGAGGTGGGTAGAAGCATGGAGGACGTGACAATTaagatttattgagtacttacgtGCCGAGGAAGGCGCACTGGATCGAATTAACTCCTAATTCGAGAAAATGCTCTGGATAGTGCATTATTCAAAATTCACGGGGAGCAACTGAGCTCAAAGAACCCAGTTTCGTGCGTCTCCAAACCCAAGCGCCTCACCACCATGTCTTTTCTGCGCCTCCGCCAGGAAGCTCTCAGGGCATTTCTACTCCCAGCGTCCCCACTCCAGCTCAGGTCGGTTAGATTTGCCGTTGGCCGAGAGGGTGGAGAGCGACGCGGAACAAAGCGGCCCAACCTCTGGTGCCCCCGACTCTCTCAAGTAAAAGCCAGCCTCTCCCCTCTAGGCTTCCCCGCGATGCCTTTTGGGAGTTGTAGTCAGACGCGCTTCAGCTTGCTCCTGGGTGGGGAAAGACAAGACTCCAATTCCCAGTATGCCCTGCGGCGGGCGAGCGCAGCGCCGATTCTTGTCCTCCCTGCTTCTccactccttcccttcttttctgaATCCTCCACTCTGGTCTCCTGTCGGTGAAATCCTTCGACcctctcccatttttttctttcattttccgcCATCCTTTTCCCTATTCCCCGGAGCCAATGAGAGACATTGGCTCCGTTTAAGCGACGAGACTTGGAGTGCCCGAGGGGGGATCGACACTGAGTGGTAAGGGGGCTGGGAGAGAAGCGGTGGCGGAGGTATAAGAGGAAGAGAGTTGAATGAGGCGAGGACTGGGAGGAAAGTAGGGGACAAGTTAGGAGATCAAGCGGTGTGGGTCAGGCTGAATGGGGTGAAGTAGTCTTGGGGGCGGGAAGAGGAAAAGAGGTGGAATTGGATTTGGGAGACATGGAGGGGTAAGGTAGTTATTGCCGTGCCCAGCACGAGAAATGGGGCCAAGAAATAGATGGGAAGAACGGACAGATTTGGAGCTTATAGGCTGCTCAGACCAGGCGAGGTAGGAGGGAGAGAGGGTTGGGCTCCAACAAGTCTCTTTGTCACCGCTTTGGTAAAGATGAGACAAGTCATTGAAATACGAAGTTTGCAAATATGGGACAGTTAACAATTCTGCCATCTAGAAATTTAGAGAAGACTGGAGTTGAGGCCAGCAGTGGGGCAAGGAGGCAGGAAAAGAGGGGAGGCTGGTCAGGTTTGGGAGAAACAAGAGATGAGTGACATGAAAAAGGAAACCATAGAAAAGATGCATTTTTGTGGGGGCCAGTGGCTCTGGAGCCGGAGTGAGAAAGGTGAGGGGCAACACTGGCATGGACTGTGGCGGAACACTAACACTtgcacctctcaggtgatggagAGCACCCCTTCCAGGGGTGGACTGAATCGAGTACACCTACAATGCAGGAACCTGCAGGAATTCCTAGGGAGCCTGAGCCCTGGGGTATTGGACCGATTGTATGGGCACCCTGCCACCTGTCTGGCTGTCTTCAGGTGAGGACCCCCTTCATGGCAGGGACCATGGTGGGGAAATGTAATGAGGCCTGCAGACTGGAATAAGTTCTCGTGGGTAGAAGCTTAGCCCTCGTGGGCTTGGAGATTGAAGTGTGCCAAACCAGATGGAGGTAGTGGGGGCAGCAAGACTGGTAAGAGTGTGGGGGGTGAGGTGAGGTGTTTGAGGCCATTGAGAGCAGGGATGCagttctcaggcagctctgataTTAACATTTTCCCTCTCCTGTCTTACAGGGAGCTCCCATCTTTGGCTAAGAACTGGGTGATGCGGATGCTCTTTCTGGAGCAGCCTTTGCCGCAAGCTGCTGTAGCCCTGTGGGTGAAGAAGGAATTCAGCAAGTGAGTGTCTCCTGCATTCTCAGCCAGATACAAATTTCTCAATAGCCAGGTTTACCAAACTGCTGTTCTTGGGACACTTCCAGGAAATATTGATGGGAACACCACAAAACTTGTAATTAAGCAAGTTTTGGGAAATTCCGTTTACTGTATTTTGCCTCTTGGAGAGTTGTGAGGTCTGTAAGAAGGCTCTGGTAGGTGTTACAGTAAAGAAATTTGCCTTAAGAAGACACTGATCTTACTCTCACGTGAAACAGTGTTCCAAGGATCACCAGTTCAGAACAGGCAGAAATGGAAGGCTTTATGGGCCTCCTTCTTTCTGTTCTCCAGACATCCCCCTCACCTCTCTGCTTCTGTTCCAGAGCTCAGGAGGAAAGCACGGGGCTGCTGAGCGGCCTCCGTATCTGGCACACCCAGCTGCTCCCTGGTGGTCTCCAGGGCCTCATCCTCAACCCCATATTCCGCCAAAACCTCCGCATTGCCCTTCTGGGTGGGTATGTCACTTTCACCTTTTCCTAAGCTAGGCAGGGGAAATAGTGATTAAACTGCTCATTAAACTGCTGGAGGGGAAGCTCCTGAGGGGGCCTCTCTGGAAGCTTGTGGGCTGCACTTTGGAAGCTCCTTTAGGAATAAGTTGGACCAGACATAGCTACATGGTGTAGGAAATGTCTCCCACTCATGGCCCCTGGGGACGAAGGTGGAAAGAGGGCAGAAGGGTGGGTGGGGAACACAGGCAGGGTTCCTTACTCTTGGCCATCCTGGCATAGGGGCAAGGCCTGGTCTGATGACACAAGTCAGCTGGGACCAGACAAGCACGCCCGGGATGTCCCCTCACTTGACAAGTATGCCGAGGAGCGATGGGAGGTGAGGACTtgggactgtgtgtgtgtctctgcttGTGCTCCTACTTCCCACGGCCTTTAGAGGCATCCGACCCTTGTGTTCTCTTCCGTTCCTCAGGTGGTCCTGCACTTCATGGTGGGATCCCCCAGCGCAGCCGTCAGCCAGGACTTGGCTCAGCTCCTTAGCCAGGCTGGGCTCATGAAGAGGTGAGGAAGCCAGAGGTACAGCAGCTCTGTTTTGCCATCTCCTTGGGTCCCTGCTAAATTGAGTGTCCACATCGGGTCAGGATTGCAGAGGGTTGACTGTAAAAGGAGAGCTGAGCAGAGTACGGCCAGAGATAAACCAAAAAAACTGTGATCACACAGGTGGGATGGTGGCCTTTCTCTGCACACCTCTGCCATGGGCCCTCTCTGTCTCTAGTGCTGAACCTGGAGAGCCGCCCTGCATTACCTCTGCCGGCTTCCAGTTCCTGTTGCTGGACACCCCGGCCCAGCTCTGGTACTTTATGTTGCAGTATCTGCAGACAGCGCAGGTGAGCAGGTCAGGGGCTGCCTGCCGGCATGCTCTGCTCTTCCCAGGACCCACTGAGAGACTGCTGCCCGTAGACTCTGTTCCCTGattttttctcctcatttcctccctcccatccctccccctttGTCTCTGCCCATTCCTCCCTAGAGTCGGGGCATGGACCTAGTGGagattctctcctttctcttccagCTCAGCTTCTCTACTCTGGGCAAGGTAAGCTGGGGGCTTGGGTGGGCAAGATGGGAAAAGAGTAGAGAGATGGGAAAGGGAAATGAGGTTATGGGGCAATACAGTGAAAGATAAGAATGAACAAAGATGGGAAAAGAGGGAGTGAGTGTATGGGGTTGGGAAAGGGAGGATGAGATGTGTTTTGGACCCCAGCTGGCCATCTCTCTTCCCTAGGATTACTCTGTGGAAGGTATGAGTGATTCTCTGTTGAACTTCCTGCAACATCTGCGTGAGTTTGGGCTTGTTTTCCAGAGGAAGGTATGAGCACCCAGATACATGGCTTCTAGGGAAGAGGCAGGGTGGTATGGTGCCTTGGCCCTAAAAAGGAGTGGGGTCT
Above is a genomic segment from Eubalaena glacialis isolate mEubGla1 chromosome 7, mEubGla1.1.hap2.+ XY, whole genome shotgun sequence containing:
- the GTF2H4 gene encoding general transcription factor IIH subunit 4 isoform X1, with product MESTPSRGGLNRVHLQCRNLQEFLGSLSPGVLDRLYGHPATCLAVFRELPSLAKNWVMRMLFLEQPLPQAAVALWVKKEFSKAQEESTGLLSGLRIWHTQLLPGGLQGLILNPIFRQNLRIALLGGGKAWSDDTSQLGPDKHARDVPSLDKYAEERWEVVLHFMVGSPSAAVSQDLAQLLSQAGLMKSAEPGEPPCITSAGFQFLLLDTPAQLWYFMLQYLQTAQSRGMDLVEILSFLFQLSFSTLGKDYSVEGMSDSLLNFLQHLREFGLVFQRKRKSRRYYPTRLAINLSSGVSGAGGTAHQPGFIVVETNYRLYAYTESELQIALIALFSEMLYRFPNMVVAQVTRESVQQAIASGITAQQIIHFLRTRAHPVMLKQTPVLPPTITDQIRLWELERDRLRFTEGVLYNQFLSQVDFELLLAHARELGVLVFENSAKRLMVVTPAGHGDVKRFWKRQKHNS
- the GTF2H4 gene encoding general transcription factor IIH subunit 4 isoform X2 codes for the protein MESTPSRGGLNRVHLQCRNLQEFLGSLSPGVLDRLYGHPATCLAVFRELPSLAKNWVMRMLFLEQPLPQAAVALWVKKEFSKAQEESTGLLSGLRIWHTQLLPGGLQGLILNPIFRQNLRIALLGGGKAWSDDTSQLGPDKHARDVPSLDKYAEERWEVVLHFMVGSPSAAVSQDLAQLLSQAGLMKSAEPGEPPCITSAGFQFLLLDTPAQLWYFMLQYLQTAQLSFSTLGKDYSVEGMSDSLLNFLQHLREFGLVFQRKRKSRRYYPTRLAINLSSGVSGAGGTAHQPGFIVVETNYRLYAYTESELQIALIALFSEMLYRFPNMVVAQVTRESVQQAIASGITAQQIIHFLRTRAHPVMLKQTPVLPPTITDQIRLWELERDRLRFTEGVLYNQFLSQVDFELLLAHARELGVLVFENSAKRLMVVTPAGHGDVKRFWKRQKHNS